One Actinomadura viridis genomic region harbors:
- a CDS encoding transglutaminase TgpA family protein yields MTIMAALATLAGSAGLYPLFSSGMWFWSGLGAVLAVAAGGLLTRHLRAPVLVGALGGPVCLLLYLTARFTAGEALLGVVPTPSSFRRLGELFAEGWDAVNQYAAPVPLVPGIALLATAGIGLVAVMVDLLAARLRRAAPAGLPLLAMYSVPAAVREESIGWLAFGVGAMGYLALLVSDARERVGGWGRVVVTRRWSEDAPADGARPAVSREGTEGDGSGRVRRPDSGALAASGRRIGTAAVAIAVLVPTAVPGIHPRGLFGMGSGGGRGGGTQTVTTPDPLVSLKRELTRQDESVVLSYRTDDPRPDYLRLYALDRFDGDRWTYTALESTARDRVTDGTLPAPPGLIAAPVRRVNTSVRVQRKVRNMTFLPMPYAPTRLSIKGDWRVDSRSLMVYSLRDSAGGRSYDVTSLRAEPTPEQLADGGTYPSDIVTAYTAVPRSVPPAIRRLAQDVTEGSTTAHAQAVRLQKWFTNDGGFAYDLSAPPPQHGSDLVDFLLRSKRGYCEQYAASMALLARILGIPARVAMGYTSGSQTGLGQWVVRSRDAHAWPELYFPGTGWVRFEPTPAGAAGAGTANVPTYTDPASIGEGVPEQEQEAPAPEESATAERSAGPESAQRRQPEDEGPAGAVDAEEDGGGPPTGWLAGALLVLLILAAPMAARVLARRRRWAATARGRPSGPGRGTAPGPGTGHGRPGKAPAAPGPVDPAHAAWQEMRADALDHGLTWRASDTPRATARRLGELLELDAESAGALKRLARAEELARYSRSRPPTPAESLRADLKTVREAFAAAVGRRARLRARYLPPSSMAAFRSAGTRAVAATGRLNERAARLGGLTDRLSALLRARR; encoded by the coding sequence ATGACGATCATGGCCGCGCTGGCCACGCTGGCCGGTTCCGCAGGGCTGTATCCGCTGTTCTCCAGCGGCATGTGGTTCTGGTCGGGGCTGGGGGCGGTGCTCGCGGTCGCCGCGGGCGGGCTGCTGACGCGGCACCTGCGCGCGCCCGTCCTCGTCGGGGCGCTCGGCGGGCCGGTCTGCCTGCTCCTCTACCTGACCGCGCGGTTCACCGCGGGCGAGGCGCTGCTGGGCGTGGTGCCCACGCCGTCGTCGTTCCGGCGGCTGGGAGAGCTGTTCGCCGAGGGATGGGACGCGGTCAACCAGTACGCCGCGCCGGTCCCGCTGGTGCCGGGGATCGCGCTGCTGGCCACCGCGGGCATCGGCCTGGTGGCCGTCATGGTCGACCTGCTGGCGGCGCGGCTGCGGCGGGCCGCCCCCGCCGGCCTCCCGCTGCTGGCGATGTACAGCGTGCCCGCGGCGGTCCGCGAGGAGAGCATCGGCTGGCTGGCGTTCGGCGTGGGGGCCATGGGGTACCTCGCGCTGCTGGTCTCCGACGCCCGCGAGCGCGTGGGCGGCTGGGGGCGGGTGGTGGTCACCCGGCGCTGGAGCGAGGACGCCCCGGCGGACGGCGCCCGGCCCGCCGTCTCGCGGGAGGGGACGGAGGGGGACGGGTCCGGCCGGGTCCGCCGTCCCGACTCGGGGGCGCTGGCCGCGAGCGGGCGCCGGATCGGGACGGCGGCGGTGGCGATCGCGGTGCTGGTGCCCACGGCCGTGCCGGGCATCCATCCGCGCGGCCTGTTCGGGATGGGCTCGGGCGGCGGGCGCGGCGGCGGCACGCAGACGGTGACCACGCCCGATCCCCTGGTCAGCCTGAAGCGGGAGCTGACCCGCCAGGACGAATCGGTCGTCCTGAGCTACCGCACCGACGACCCCCGTCCCGACTACCTGCGGCTGTACGCGCTGGACCGGTTCGACGGCGACCGGTGGACCTACACCGCGCTGGAGAGCACCGCCAGGGACCGGGTCACGGACGGGACGCTGCCGGCGCCTCCCGGGCTGATCGCGGCGCCGGTCCGCCGGGTGAACACCAGCGTCCGGGTGCAGCGCAAGGTCCGGAACATGACCTTCCTGCCGATGCCGTACGCGCCGACCCGGCTGTCGATCAAGGGTGACTGGCGGGTGGACTCCCGGTCCCTGATGGTCTACTCCCTGCGCGACTCCGCCGGCGGGCGCTCCTACGACGTCACCAGCCTCCGGGCCGAGCCCACGCCGGAGCAGCTGGCCGACGGCGGCACCTACCCCAGCGACATCGTCACCGCCTACACCGCGGTGCCGCGCAGCGTCCCGCCGGCGATCCGCAGGCTCGCGCAGGACGTCACCGAGGGCTCCACCACCGCGCACGCGCAGGCCGTGCGCCTGCAGAAGTGGTTCACCAACGACGGCGGCTTCGCCTACGACCTGAGCGCGCCGCCGCCCCAGCACGGCAGCGACCTGGTCGACTTCCTGCTGCGCAGCAAGCGCGGCTACTGCGAGCAGTACGCGGCCTCGATGGCGCTGCTGGCGCGGATCCTCGGCATCCCGGCGCGGGTCGCCATGGGCTACACCTCCGGCTCCCAGACGGGTCTCGGGCAGTGGGTCGTGCGTTCGCGCGACGCCCACGCCTGGCCGGAGCTCTACTTCCCCGGCACCGGCTGGGTCCGTTTCGAGCCGACCCCGGCGGGGGCGGCGGGCGCGGGCACGGCGAACGTTCCCACCTACACCGACCCGGCGAGCATCGGGGAGGGCGTCCCCGAGCAGGAGCAGGAGGCGCCCGCTCCGGAGGAGTCGGCCACGGCCGAGCGGAGCGCCGGGCCGGAGTCGGCGCAGCGCCGGCAGCCCGAGGACGAGGGTCCGGCGGGCGCGGTGGACGCGGAGGAGGACGGCGGCGGCCCGCCGACCGGCTGGCTGGCCGGGGCGCTGCTGGTGCTGCTGATCCTGGCGGCGCCCATGGCGGCGCGGGTCCTGGCGCGGCGGCGGCGCTGGGCGGCCACGGCGCGCGGCCGTCCGTCCGGGCCGGGGCGCGGCACGGCGCCGGGCCCGGGCACGGGTCACGGCCGCCCGGGGAAGGCCCCGGCCGCGCCGGGGCCGGTGGATCCCGCGCACGCCGCCTGGCAGGAGATGCGGGCGGACGCCCTCGATCACGGCCTGACCTGGCGGGCCAGCGACACCCCCCGCGCCACCGCGCGCCGCCTGGGGGAACTGCTGGAGCTGGACGCCGAGAGCGCCGGGGCGCTGAAACGCCTCGCCCGCGCCGAGGAGCTGGCCCGATACTCGCGGTCGCGCCCGCCGACGCCCGCCGAGTCGCTCCGGGCCGATCTGAAGACCGTACGGGAGGCGTTCGCCGCGGCCGTCGGCCGCCGGGCCCGGCTGCGGGCCCGCTACCTGCCGCCCTCCAGCATGGCGGCGTTCCGTTCCGCGGGCACCCGGGCCGTGGCCGCCACCGGCCGCCTGAACGAGCGGGCCGCCCGGCTGGGCGGCCTCACCGACCGCCTCTCCGCCCTGCTCCGCGCCCGCCGCTGA